The sequence below is a genomic window from Synechococcales cyanobacterium T60_A2020_003.
GTTTACCCGTGGTTGCGTTAGACCTGTTGAAATACAAACCTGGCGGTGGCGAAGTATCCTATGAAGACTATAAAGCGGCTCATGAGCAACTCCTCCAGCAAGGCCAATGGATCATAGATGGATATGGATCGCTAGATACCGTATGGGAACGACTGGAGAGAGCAGACACCTTAATCTATATAGTTATGCCCGTTCTCCAGCACTATTGGTGGGTAACAAAGCGGTTTGTAAAGGGAGTTCTCGTTCCCCCCACAAACTGGCCTGAGAATAGCCCACTCTTAAAAGGTACGCTGAACAGTTACCATACGGTTTGGCTGTACCATCAGAAGCTTACGCCAAAGTACCGAGAGTATGTAAAGAAGGCGAAGGCAAGCAAGCGGGTCTATCACCTTCAGTCTCTTTAGGAT
It includes:
- a CDS encoding adenylate kinase, whose product is MNKVAVFGNAGGGKFTLSNRLAEITGLPVVALDLLKYKPGGGEVSYEDYKAAHEQLLQQGQWIIDGYGSLDTVWERLERADTLIYIVMPVLQHYWWVTKRFVKGVLVPPTNWPENSPLLKGTLNSYHTVWLYHQKLTPKYREYVKKAKASKRVYHLQSL